Proteins co-encoded in one Dysgonomonadaceae bacterium zrk40 genomic window:
- a CDS encoding transglutaminase-like cysteine peptidase produces MQDKYKAKSYSKVSAFALVLLCASFAQACAYETLETNPEVLISSSAAAPLLQNRNVARGSAWLTTEYLTTTLALTQAGLAPLDLDVDPDFDLASTNDLALPSALTKLADKGLAENPALNEKMIDQAQVITASIPAMAAPAGVSISQTIRQEAPLFGAYRIRFGKIKSGARISGLIKKAVASGAPDDICTEKCADLADQLALSGSTVSEQLRHVSASVNRIVAYKADDQNHERVDYWSTPGEILDRSSGDCEDYAILKMALLARLDVPMSAMEIVVLKDTSRNLFHAVLSVAFENRSLILDNVTDAVEADTAKESYEPLFSISGTANYVFGYKGGKSNLTASLKELGAIAPGAGF; encoded by the coding sequence ATGCAAGATAAATATAAAGCGAAATCATATTCCAAAGTATCTGCATTCGCACTCGTGTTGCTCTGCGCTTCATTCGCACAGGCTTGTGCTTACGAAACACTCGAAACAAATCCTGAAGTTCTTATAAGCTCCAGTGCCGCCGCTCCCCTCTTGCAGAACCGGAATGTCGCCCGGGGTTCAGCTTGGCTGACCACGGAATACCTCACCACGACCCTTGCCCTGACCCAAGCTGGCCTCGCTCCCCTTGATCTTGATGTCGATCCTGACTTTGACCTTGCTTCCACCAACGACCTCGCACTACCATCGGCGCTCACAAAACTTGCCGATAAGGGCCTGGCGGAAAATCCGGCTCTCAATGAAAAGATGATCGACCAGGCCCAGGTCATCACCGCCTCGATTCCTGCGATGGCGGCCCCCGCTGGGGTGTCGATCAGCCAGACCATTCGTCAGGAAGCGCCTTTGTTCGGTGCCTACAGGATCCGCTTCGGCAAGATCAAGAGTGGTGCCCGCATATCCGGCCTGATCAAGAAGGCTGTCGCTTCCGGCGCACCCGACGACATTTGCACCGAAAAGTGCGCAGACCTTGCCGATCAACTTGCGTTGAGCGGATCAACTGTCAGCGAGCAACTCCGCCACGTCTCAGCATCAGTCAACAGAATTGTCGCCTACAAGGCAGACGACCAGAACCATGAACGGGTGGACTACTGGTCGACGCCCGGTGAAATTCTGGATCGCAGCAGTGGCGATTGCGAAGACTACGCCATCCTGAAAATGGCTTTGCTGGCCCGCCTCGATGTTCCTATGAGCGCCATGGAAATAGTCGTGCTCAAGGATACCAGCCGTAATCTATTTCACGCCGTTCTGTCTGTTGCATTTGAGAATCGTAGCCTGATCCTCGACAACGTGACCGATGCTGTTGAAGCTGACACGGCGAAGGAAAGCTATGAGCCTCTGTTTTCGATTTCTGGCACCGCAAACTACGTATTCGGCTACAAGGGTGGCAAGTCCAACCTTACGGCCTCACTCAAGGAGCTCGGAGCAATTGCGCCAGGTGCAGGCTTCTGA
- a CDS encoding ATP-binding cassette domain-containing protein — MTEALRIEELCFSHVTSGLPTLDQVTLSIPPGEALALIGPSGAGKTTLLTLLDGRLRAWRGRVSVLGDALDADRAPPRACRADTGFIFQDFALVERASVLRNVLNGRLGRMRPLRALLGRPSKDDLAVARAALADCGIVDLAERRVDSLSGGQRQRVAIARCLSQEPRLILADEPVSNLDPARAAEILSLLTEAARRRGATTVFSSHQPDLARRFARRIVGMRNGRIVFDTPTAELTEGATARLYDDANAAVQPRLKAVP; from the coding sequence ATGACCGAGGCCCTCCGCATCGAGGAGCTATGTTTCTCCCATGTCACCTCGGGCCTGCCGACGCTGGATCAGGTGACGCTGTCTATCCCGCCGGGTGAAGCGCTCGCGCTGATCGGGCCTTCGGGGGCGGGCAAGACGACGCTCCTGACGCTGCTCGATGGTCGCCTGAGGGCTTGGCGCGGCCGCGTCTCGGTGCTGGGCGACGCGCTCGATGCGGACCGTGCGCCGCCGCGCGCGTGCCGGGCCGATACGGGGTTCATCTTTCAGGACTTCGCTCTTGTCGAACGCGCCAGCGTGCTGCGCAACGTGCTGAACGGCAGGCTGGGCCGCATGAGGCCGCTGCGTGCCCTGCTCGGGCGGCCGTCGAAAGACGATCTTGCGGTTGCGCGCGCGGCGCTGGCCGATTGCGGCATTGTCGACCTGGCTGAGCGACGGGTGGACAGTCTGAGCGGCGGACAACGGCAGCGAGTCGCAATCGCACGCTGCCTCTCGCAGGAGCCGCGCCTGATCCTTGCCGACGAACCGGTGAGCAACCTCGACCCCGCACGCGCAGCCGAGATCCTTTCGCTTCTAACCGAAGCCGCGCGTCGACGAGGCGCGACCACAGTCTTCTCCTCTCACCAGCCCGACCTTGCGCGGCGCTTCGCGCGGAGAATCGTGGGCATGCGCAACGGTCGGATCGTTTTCGACACTCCGACGGCAGAGCTCACCGAGGGCGCGACAGCCCGGCTCTATGATGATGCGAATGCTGCCGTACAGCCCCGCCTGAAGGCGGTGCCGTGA
- a CDS encoding arsenic resistance protein, translating into MTLLRETLENRQVPIYFGAVVLGMIVAVTLNGMTALEIGINPALAFMLFVTFLQVPLAELRVAFSRFRFLGVLLLTNFVVVPVLVGALVQFLPPDPMIRLGVLLVLLAPCIDYVVTFSHLGRADARLLLAATPALLVIQMMMLPVYLGFFLGPEAGSLVTAGPFVHAFAWLIAVPLVFSALVQFWAIKSAAGARVASVLGLLPVPATAFVLFVVVAAVVPQLGPALDDTLRVVPIYVAYAVIAPLAGWGMSRLFCLDAPAGRALAFSAATRNSLVVLPLAFAVPGAVPLLPAIIVTQTLIELISELAYVRLAPKLGSKMAA; encoded by the coding sequence TTGACCCTCCTGCGTGAAACCCTCGAAAACCGTCAGGTCCCCATCTATTTTGGCGCTGTCGTCCTCGGCATGATTGTGGCGGTAACTCTCAACGGAATGACGGCGCTGGAAATCGGCATCAACCCCGCGCTGGCATTCATGTTATTCGTGACGTTCCTCCAGGTCCCCCTAGCCGAGTTGCGAGTGGCCTTCTCGCGCTTTCGCTTTCTTGGCGTCCTGCTGCTGACCAATTTCGTTGTGGTTCCTGTTCTGGTGGGAGCCCTTGTTCAGTTTCTGCCGCCCGATCCGATGATAAGGCTAGGCGTGCTGTTGGTGCTTCTCGCGCCATGCATCGACTATGTCGTAACCTTCTCGCATCTCGGTCGTGCCGATGCCCGTCTCCTGCTAGCTGCGACGCCCGCGCTTCTGGTCATCCAGATGATGATGCTTCCCGTCTACCTGGGTTTTTTCCTTGGCCCTGAGGCTGGGTCTCTTGTGACAGCGGGGCCATTTGTTCACGCATTCGCCTGGTTGATTGCGGTCCCGCTTGTCTTCTCCGCTCTCGTCCAGTTTTGGGCCATCAAAAGTGCCGCGGGGGCACGTGTAGCCTCGGTTCTTGGGCTGCTCCCAGTTCCCGCGACAGCGTTTGTATTATTCGTTGTCGTGGCCGCTGTGGTGCCGCAACTCGGCCCCGCACTTGATGACACGTTACGGGTCGTCCCGATTTACGTGGCATATGCGGTTATTGCACCCTTGGCGGGATGGGGCATGAGCAGGCTGTTTTGCCTTGATGCGCCAGCCGGGCGGGCCCTCGCGTTCAGTGCCGCAACGCGTAATTCTCTCGTCGTCCTTCCGCTGGCATTCGCTGTTCCCGGCGCGGTCCCACTCCTTCCTGCGATCATTGTCACGCAGACATTGATCGAACTTATAAGCGAGTTGGCGTATGTCCGTCTGGCGCCAAAGCTCGGTTCCAAAATGGCTGCATGA
- a CDS encoding disulfide bond formation protein B: protein MPLLAAFVIALAATLGALFIGEVLGQMPCTLCWYQRIAMFPLVPIVGLSIWRADGMARPYGLPLAAAGLMLAGWHSGLYSGWIQEAVTPCAKTGPSCTDQAQTILGLPIPYLSLIAFGAILSCLVLSKGRRA, encoded by the coding sequence ATGCCCTTGCTGGCGGCGTTCGTTATCGCTCTGGCCGCAACACTTGGCGCTCTCTTCATTGGGGAAGTGCTCGGACAGATGCCCTGTACTCTTTGCTGGTACCAACGCATTGCCATGTTTCCCCTGGTGCCCATCGTCGGCCTTTCGATCTGGCGCGCCGACGGCATGGCCCGACCCTACGGCCTGCCGTTGGCAGCGGCCGGCCTGATGTTGGCGGGTTGGCATTCCGGCCTTTACTCCGGCTGGATCCAAGAGGCTGTCACGCCTTGTGCAAAAACCGGGCCGTCCTGCACCGATCAGGCACAGACCATCCTTGGCCTGCCCATTCCCTATCTATCCCTGATCGCCTTTGGAGCGATCCTCAGTTGCCTTGTTCTATCGAAAGGAAGACGCGCATGA
- a CDS encoding thioredoxin domain-containing protein, whose protein sequence is MNRRTLLIGASALGLAAFGSGAFFLTRRQQLTEAEAVTPAVDEAQLIRDYSPSFGPDEAPVTLVEFFDPSCEACRAFHPAVQAIREEFPEQVRVVMRYTVFHEGSDEAVRILETARMQDKFEPVLNAILKQQPAWAVHGAPRMDLAWQIAAAAGLDLERAKSDRLFPGITAILNQDKADVEAVGIRQTPTFFLNGRELSEPSLDGLIAEVRSAVEST, encoded by the coding sequence ATGAACAGACGCACTCTCTTGATTGGAGCTTCGGCTCTCGGGCTAGCCGCTTTCGGTAGCGGCGCCTTCTTCCTGACCCGGCGCCAACAATTGACCGAGGCCGAGGCAGTAACCCCGGCAGTTGATGAGGCGCAGTTGATTCGAGATTATTCGCCAAGCTTCGGCCCCGATGAGGCTCCGGTCACCCTTGTTGAATTTTTTGATCCCTCCTGCGAGGCCTGCAGGGCCTTTCATCCGGCAGTTCAGGCAATACGCGAGGAGTTCCCGGAGCAGGTGCGCGTCGTCATGCGCTACACTGTGTTTCATGAAGGATCGGACGAGGCGGTGCGTATCCTGGAGACCGCACGAATGCAGGACAAGTTTGAACCTGTGCTCAATGCCATCCTGAAGCAGCAACCAGCATGGGCTGTGCACGGTGCACCGCGTATGGACTTGGCCTGGCAGATCGCGGCGGCTGCCGGTCTTGATCTGGAACGGGCCAAGAGCGACAGGTTGTTTCCCGGAATTACAGCAATTCTGAACCAGGATAAGGCAGATGTCGAAGCGGTGGGTATCCGTCAGACTCCCACCTTTTTTCTAAACGGGCGCGAACTATCGGAACCCAGTTTGGACGGCCTCATCGCTGAAGTCCGCAGCGCGGTCGAGAGTACGTGA
- the mntR gene encoding manganese-binding transcriptional regulator MntR, with protein sequence MIDQTSQSSDDLAPDSRAPEAQANGFATVREARRNELAEDYVELIADLIHQYGEARPVDIAERFGVRAPTVTKTLNRLAREGLITREKYRSVFLTEAGRTLAQECRRRHEIVLRFLIRLGLDPETAERDAEGIEHHVSEQTLALFESYANRP encoded by the coding sequence ATGATTGACCAAACTTCACAGTCTAGCGACGATCTCGCGCCGGACAGCCGCGCCCCCGAAGCACAAGCCAACGGGTTCGCGACCGTACGCGAGGCGCGGCGTAACGAGTTGGCCGAAGATTATGTCGAACTGATCGCCGACCTGATCCACCAGTATGGCGAGGCACGTCCGGTCGATATCGCCGAGCGGTTTGGCGTTCGCGCGCCGACCGTGACCAAAACGCTGAACCGCTTGGCGCGCGAAGGACTGATCACCCGCGAGAAGTACCGTTCAGTGTTCCTGACGGAAGCAGGTCGGACGCTGGCACAGGAATGCCGCCGTCGCCACGAAATCGTACTGCGGTTCCTGATCCGTCTCGGACTTGACCCCGAAACGGCGGAGCGTGATGCCGAGGGGATTGAACATCATGTCAGCGAGCAGACACTCGCCCTGTTCGAATCCTATGCCAATCGGCCCTAG
- a CDS encoding phosphate/phosphite/phosphonate ABC transporter substrate-binding protein gives MNSMLSRRHMLALCCASLAALAAPVRAQSAPLRLAFIPQENPEKLLGDIKAITGWLSREIGVPVEGFVTIDHAAAVEALRNGDADISFMGALPFVLAEAQIGAVPLLSEIYRDAPTYTGRVFVRRDSGITTLADLRGRDIAFADPISESGYLYPLVEFERAGLIAGPAESEAFFGRVFFAGGYQQAMQAMAEGLVDAAGASQYADLLLAPGQQSQVTWIAESEPIPSHLVIARPGLDAEVQENFVNAMLRLNELEHRAMLRHLYGPDGYVPADAVAFDGVRALARRYGLLQ, from the coding sequence ATGAACTCCATGCTCTCCCGCCGTCATATGCTGGCGCTGTGCTGTGCAAGTCTCGCGGCCCTCGCGGCACCGGTTCGCGCGCAGTCTGCCCCGTTGCGGTTGGCCTTTATTCCGCAGGAGAACCCTGAAAAGCTACTGGGCGACATCAAGGCCATCACCGGTTGGCTGTCACGAGAGATCGGCGTGCCGGTCGAAGGTTTCGTGACCATCGATCACGCCGCCGCCGTCGAGGCGCTGCGCAACGGCGATGCGGACATCTCCTTCATGGGAGCGCTGCCCTTTGTTCTGGCCGAGGCGCAAATCGGTGCGGTGCCGCTCTTATCCGAGATCTATCGCGACGCCCCCACCTACACCGGACGGGTCTTCGTGCGACGCGACAGCGGCATCACCACGCTGGCCGATTTGCGCGGACGCGATATCGCCTTTGCCGATCCAATTTCGGAGTCAGGCTATCTCTACCCGCTGGTTGAATTCGAGCGCGCGGGACTGATCGCGGGACCCGCAGAGTCGGAAGCGTTCTTCGGCAGAGTGTTCTTCGCGGGCGGATATCAGCAGGCGATGCAGGCAATGGCAGAGGGACTGGTCGATGCCGCGGGCGCCAGCCAGTATGCCGATCTCCTGCTCGCGCCAGGCCAACAGTCCCAAGTCACTTGGATCGCCGAGAGCGAGCCGATCCCTAGCCACTTGGTGATTGCCCGCCCGGGACTGGACGCCGAGGTGCAGGAAAATTTCGTGAACGCTATGCTGCGGCTGAACGAGCTCGAACATCGCGCCATGTTGCGGCATCTCTACGGCCCGGACGGCTATGTCCCGGCCGATGCGGTCGCTTTCGACGGTGTTCGGGCACTCGCCCGCCGCTACGGGCTTCTGCAATGA
- a CDS encoding transglutaminase-like cysteine peptidase, whose translation MGKSVIAALALALSCGAAGANALHLNQTQPTSVANMVTFGRTTIPIGYYDYCQRYADRCDRPADGQIVELTRELWSDIIQTNDDVNTSVAPLTDNEIFGVEERWEYPKNVGDCEDYALEKRKRLNQRGIPLGALSMTVGRDANGGGHAVLTVITDRGDFVLDNVEPRVLLWKETELYFLKRQSQHDPNTWVSLVSG comes from the coding sequence ATGGGAAAGTCAGTTATTGCGGCGCTTGCGCTCGCCTTGTCATGCGGCGCCGCCGGCGCCAATGCACTCCATCTCAACCAGACGCAGCCAACTAGCGTTGCGAATATGGTGACGTTCGGCAGAACGACAATACCTATCGGCTATTATGACTATTGCCAGCGCTACGCCGATCGCTGTGACCGCCCCGCAGATGGCCAGATCGTCGAATTGACACGCGAACTTTGGAGCGACATCATTCAAACCAATGATGATGTGAATACGTCCGTTGCACCTCTGACCGACAACGAAATATTCGGGGTTGAAGAGCGGTGGGAATATCCCAAAAATGTTGGCGATTGCGAAGATTACGCACTTGAAAAGCGCAAACGCCTAAATCAACGGGGCATACCCTTGGGTGCACTATCAATGACGGTTGGACGGGATGCAAATGGAGGCGGACATGCGGTCCTGACCGTTATCACCGATCGGGGGGATTTCGTTCTGGACAACGTTGAACCTCGGGTTCTGCTCTGGAAAGAAACAGAACTCTATTTCCTCAAGCGCCAATCGCAACATGACCCCAACACATGGGTCAGTCTCGTCTCTGGTTGA
- a CDS encoding copper chaperone PCu(A)C: MKYLLTALLLSLSATPVLACETVQLSSLEISEAWSRASIGMARPSAFYVTIRNTGVKDDVLAGIATPVSGKPMLHETVVKDGVASMPHATAIPVPADSTVQLEPGGYHGMLMGLTQVLKEGETFPLTLTFREAGDVTVPVAIRGMGAKDAGCVDKKD, from the coding sequence ATGAAATATCTTCTGACCGCTCTCCTTCTCAGCCTATCCGCCACCCCGGTACTGGCGTGTGAAACTGTTCAACTTAGCTCACTCGAAATCTCGGAAGCCTGGTCGCGGGCTTCGATCGGAATGGCCCGGCCCAGCGCCTTCTATGTCACCATCCGCAACACTGGCGTGAAAGACGATGTGCTTGCCGGCATCGCGACGCCGGTGTCCGGAAAGCCCATGCTGCACGAAACAGTGGTGAAGGATGGCGTGGCTTCGATGCCGCACGCTACGGCGATTCCCGTGCCAGCAGATTCCACCGTGCAATTGGAGCCAGGCGGCTATCACGGCATGCTGATGGGTCTTACACAGGTGCTGAAGGAAGGCGAGACGTTCCCGCTTACACTGACGTTCCGCGAGGCAGGCGACGTGACCGTTCCCGTGGCGATCCGGGGAATGGGTGCGAAAGATGCAGGCTGCGTGGACAAAAAAGATTGA
- the phnE gene encoding phosphonate ABC transporter, permease protein PhnE, translating into MESRGWGGFATGGLVAGAVLWSLATTDVELSRLFSAGPRIGDFLARMFPPDPSVMTEIINGSAETLRIAILGTLGAVLLSGPLGVFASETMAPPVVHRPVRTALALIRAIPLILVAMLMVGAVGLGPLPGIIAVAIHATGMLAKFYAEAIDGVARGPIAALESAGAGPLARLRYAIWPQMAPVIARDTIFRFELNLRESLILGIVGAGGIGFYIQTYVRSFQYEKAASVTLAVIAMVLAIEAFNVALRRRFS; encoded by the coding sequence ATGGAAAGCCGGGGTTGGGGCGGCTTCGCGACGGGCGGGCTCGTCGCCGGGGCCGTGCTCTGGTCGCTCGCGACGACCGACGTCGAACTTTCCCGCCTCTTCTCCGCCGGGCCGCGCATCGGTGATTTCCTTGCGCGGATGTTTCCACCGGATCCGTCAGTGATGACCGAGATCATCAACGGCAGCGCCGAGACGCTGCGCATCGCCATCCTTGGAACACTCGGTGCTGTGCTCCTGTCGGGGCCGCTCGGCGTCTTTGCATCGGAAACCATGGCCCCGCCCGTCGTTCACCGTCCGGTGCGGACAGCTCTCGCGCTGATTCGCGCCATTCCGCTGATTCTCGTCGCCATGTTGATGGTTGGCGCAGTGGGCCTCGGCCCGCTTCCGGGCATCATCGCGGTTGCCATCCATGCAACGGGCATGCTGGCGAAGTTCTATGCTGAAGCAATTGATGGGGTTGCCCGCGGACCGATCGCCGCACTGGAAAGTGCGGGCGCCGGGCCGCTTGCACGCCTACGCTATGCAATCTGGCCGCAAATGGCTCCGGTGATCGCCCGTGATACAATCTTTCGTTTCGAGCTGAACCTACGAGAATCGCTTATCCTCGGCATCGTCGGAGCCGGTGGCATCGGCTTCTACATTCAGACCTATGTTCGCTCATTTCAATACGAAAAGGCTGCCAGTGTCACGCTGGCGGTCATCGCCATGGTTCTTGCTATCGAGGCGTTCAATGTTGCATTGCGTCGCCGCTTTTCATGA
- a CDS encoding SCO family protein, whose protein sequence is MRLKVLQKMLWAAVALAIPAYGALHLLDERAETPVAEVSFRPTFSLLDAEGRVRMPSDFAGKHLLVFFGFTNCPDVCPTTLAEVAQVMEGLGDDAGKVQPLFISIDPTRDRSLELAEYTAAFHPSILGLAGDEAQTRAAARSFRIFYEREDSSGAPDGYTMAHSAALYLIGPDGNWLRQFSYGTPASEILNDLRQRL, encoded by the coding sequence ATGCGATTGAAGGTTCTGCAGAAGATGCTCTGGGCGGCGGTGGCCCTTGCTATTCCGGCTTACGGCGCGTTGCATCTTCTTGATGAGCGCGCGGAAACACCGGTGGCCGAAGTGTCTTTCCGGCCGACCTTTTCCCTGCTTGATGCTGAGGGAAGAGTGCGCATGCCCTCGGACTTTGCGGGGAAGCATCTTCTGGTCTTTTTCGGCTTCACCAATTGCCCGGACGTCTGCCCGACGACGCTTGCCGAAGTGGCGCAAGTGATGGAGGGTCTGGGAGATGACGCAGGAAAGGTACAGCCCCTCTTCATCTCTATCGACCCGACACGAGACCGCAGCCTGGAACTCGCGGAATATACTGCGGCCTTTCACCCTTCAATCCTCGGTCTGGCTGGCGACGAGGCGCAGACCCGCGCCGCAGCCCGCAGTTTCCGGATTTTCTATGAGCGCGAGGACAGTTCCGGCGCGCCGGATGGTTACACAATGGCACACAGCGCAGCACTATACCTGATCGGACCTGACGGAAACTGGCTGCGCCAATTCAGCTATGGCACGCCAGCAAGTGAAATCCTTAACGACCTCAGGCAAAGATTGTGA
- a CDS encoding SCO family protein, producing MRRRTLLVAGASGVGALAFTLGLGWWQSRDSLQTGSALIPLRIGKMSFTLTNHHGVTVSPSEWIGRPTIVFFGFTWCPDVCPTTLSDISLWLQDLGPDADRMNIFLVSVDPERDTPQVLADYLSNFDPRITGLTGSPAEIKRAADEFRATFEKVPREDDYTMDHTAGVFLFRADGRFGGIIDYHEDRHVALLKIQRLLKAAS from the coding sequence TTGAGACGCCGTACGCTGCTCGTTGCCGGGGCGTCGGGCGTCGGCGCGCTGGCCTTTACGCTCGGTCTGGGGTGGTGGCAGAGCCGGGACAGCCTGCAAACGGGCTCCGCGCTGATACCATTGCGTATCGGCAAGATGTCCTTCACCCTGACGAACCATCATGGCGTGACGGTGAGTCCATCAGAGTGGATTGGCCGCCCGACAATAGTCTTTTTCGGCTTTACCTGGTGCCCCGATGTTTGCCCGACAACGCTGAGCGATATTTCGCTCTGGCTGCAAGATCTCGGCCCTGACGCCGACCGGATGAATATCTTTCTGGTCAGTGTCGACCCGGAGCGCGACACTCCACAGGTTCTTGCCGACTACCTGTCGAACTTCGATCCAAGAATCACCGGTCTGACGGGGTCACCTGCCGAGATCAAGCGCGCCGCGGACGAATTCCGCGCAACATTCGAGAAGGTGCCGAGGGAGGATGACTATACCATGGACCACACCGCCGGCGTGTTCCTGTTTCGGGCCGACGGGCGATTTGGCGGGATCATCGATTATCACGAGGATCGGCATGTGGCTCTGCTGAAGATCCAGAGGTTGTTGAAAGCGGCTAGCTGA
- the lspA gene encoding signal peptidase II, translating to MNARWVWALIGATTTTDQLTKAAALSLLLQGNSVAVLPGLDLTLGFNVGVSFGLFSDLMAGKPLVMAALTGTLTVVLAIMAFRARHPVEQIGFSLIVGGALGNVVDRLRQGAVTDFIDLSFQGWRWPTFNTADIAITFGALFIVFATFASHRSKDTVVDQS from the coding sequence ATGAACGCTCGGTGGGTGTGGGCATTGATCGGAGCCACAACAACCACTGATCAACTGACCAAGGCGGCGGCCTTGTCGCTGCTCTTGCAGGGTAATTCAGTGGCAGTTTTGCCCGGATTGGATCTGACGCTCGGCTTTAATGTAGGGGTGAGCTTTGGTCTGTTCTCTGACCTCATGGCTGGTAAACCGCTGGTCATGGCCGCGCTGACCGGCACCTTGACCGTGGTCCTCGCCATCATGGCATTTCGGGCGCGTCACCCGGTCGAACAGATCGGATTTTCTCTGATAGTGGGTGGCGCGCTTGGCAATGTGGTTGATCGGTTGCGACAGGGCGCGGTCACTGATTTCATAGATCTCTCTTTTCAGGGCTGGCGCTGGCCAACTTTTAACACAGCCGATATTGCGATTACGTTTGGCGCTCTGTTTATCGTGTTCGCCACATTCGCTTCACACCGATCTAAGGACACCGTCGTTGACCAATCCTGA
- a CDS encoding isoprenylcysteine carboxylmethyltransferase family protein, giving the protein MISSFGWSVLVLLFGYLSLFFWGSAIAARAAGKPVWLFGRARGRDRWAAMGFRAAFVLASVAPLLWLVMPVLREMDPFWSRGSTAALGLIGVFVAGVGAMLAFAAQMSMGSSWRVGVTEGATGNLVSDGLYRFSRNPTFVGQFMLLAGISLAVPAIPTILAPLIFFWSASIQVRSEEAILSQALGRDYEQYAATVPRWVSMRRGIRP; this is encoded by the coding sequence ATGATTTCCAGCTTTGGTTGGTCCGTGCTGGTCCTTCTTTTTGGCTACCTTTCCCTCTTCTTCTGGGGCAGCGCGATCGCAGCACGGGCAGCGGGAAAGCCGGTATGGCTGTTTGGCCGTGCCAGGGGACGTGACCGATGGGCCGCAATGGGGTTCCGTGCGGCCTTTGTTCTGGCTTCTGTTGCGCCGCTACTTTGGTTGGTGATGCCTGTCTTGCGCGAGATGGATCCGTTCTGGAGCCGAGGCTCTACAGCAGCGCTTGGTCTGATCGGCGTGTTCGTAGCAGGGGTCGGCGCGATGCTTGCCTTCGCGGCGCAAATGTCGATGGGGAGCTCGTGGCGCGTTGGTGTAACCGAGGGAGCGACCGGCAACCTCGTCTCGGACGGACTCTATCGGTTCAGCCGCAATCCCACCTTTGTCGGTCAATTCATGCTTCTGGCCGGTATCAGTCTAGCGGTTCCAGCAATCCCGACGATTCTTGCCCCGCTGATCTTTTTCTGGTCAGCCTCGATACAGGTTCGTTCCGAGGAGGCTATACTTAGCCAAGCGTTGGGGCGGGATTATGAGCAGTATGCCGCAACTGTGCCGCGTTGGGTTAGCATGCGTCGCGGTATAAGGCCATGA